In Neofelis nebulosa isolate mNeoNeb1 chromosome 7, mNeoNeb1.pri, whole genome shotgun sequence, the following proteins share a genomic window:
- the PAPLN gene encoding papilin isoform X3 — protein sequence MQAEIQMFLLVPLLLAPAPGSSAPKVRRQSDLWGPWGSWGPCSRTCGGGISFRERPCYSQRTDGGSSCVGPVRSHRSCHTESCPTGARDFRAEQCAQFDGQDFQGKRYKWLPYYGAPNKCELNCIPKGENFYYKHREAVVDGTPCEPGKRDVCVEGSCRAVGCDHNLDSSKEEDKCLQCGGDGTTCYPVTGTFDANDLSRGYNQILIIPSGATSIRVEEVAASRNFLAVKSIRGEYYLNGHWTIGGAWALPVASTVLYYERGAEGDLAPERLLARGPTSEPLVIELLSQEPNPGVSYEYHLPLGSPRPGFHWSHGSWSDCSTECGGGHQSRPVFCTTDNEVYPDHMCQPQLRPTDHRPCSTHPCPQTKRTSYLHQPRAWHLAGAQRACRNSWKTGPWSPCSASCGGGSQSRSVYCVLSDGAGVQEATEEAECAGLPGKPPTMRPCNLQRCASWNAEPWGECSVSCGAGIRKRSVTCRGDEGSLLQATACSLEDRPPVSEPCAHEDCPPVSDQAWHCSKSCSSGTRRRQVVCALGPPSRCGSLAQSKPGEVEPCNTQPCHLPPGVPSMQDMHSSPGDPRISLGPQAAPTSDSRGQWWARQEQPLAQGNPTGAQGLHLPAPAPSFQQSPHRRSGLAPHDCRLSPYGCCPDGHTVSLGPQWQGCPGASCQQSRYGCCPDGVSVAEGPHQAGCAASYSSDKTGRRPVSRAVASTAPKAHQPQAQQKEPSECQGSRFGCCYDNVASAAGPLGEGCVGQPGYAYPVRCLLPSAHGSCTDWAARWYFVPSVGQCNRFWYGGCHGNGNNFASEEECVSSCRGRQQEPPRPEPGASGQSTHRHGGGSGPGGQQEAGGHRTGATVQTRPLPSGGLRWRDGEPGPGEEGHAQAFGERPLGEELGPSAPGLGGDAGRPAAPSHSSSYRISLAGSEPALVQAALGHLVRLFCQDDTSPEPHARWQKDGRPISSDRHKLQPDGSLVISPLRAEDTGTYSCGSSRPGRDSQKIQLRVTGGDVAVLSEAEPRHFPQTRDPAQGHSPRESSLVGNAGGLGALSSLQIRPTTRLLLDRNQPRVVDAHPGQQIRLTCRAEGFPPPVIEWQRDGQPLSSPRHQLQPDGSLVISHVALEDGGFYACVAFNGQDRDQRWVQLRVLGELAITELPSTMLVPEGDTARLLCVVTGESVNIRWSRNGLPVRADGHRVYQSPDGTLLIHNLQPRDEGSYTCSAYRGSQAVSRSTEVKVGPPALAAQPRDLSRECMDQPELANCDLILQAQLCGNEYYSSFCCASCSRFQPHARPVWQQG from the exons ATGCAGGCCGAGATCCAGATGTTCCTGCTCGTGCCCCTGCTGCTGGCCCCGGCCCCTGGGTCCTCG GCTCCCAAGGTGAGGCGGCAGAGTGacctctggggcccctggggcagctggggccCCTGCAGCCGGACCTGCGGAGGGGGCATCAGCTTCCGGGAGCGCCCCTGCTACTCCCAGAG GACAGACGGAGGCTCCAGCTGCGTGGGCCCTGTCCGGAGCCACCGTTCTTGCCACACTGAG AGCTGCCCCACCGGTGCCAGGGACTTCCGGGCTGAGCAGTGTGCCCAGTTCGACGGCCAGGACTTCCAGGGAAAGCGTTACAAATGGCTGCCCTACTACGGGG CCCCGAACAAGTGTGAACTGAACTGCATTCCCAAGGGGGAGAACTTCTACTACAAGCACAGGGAGGCTGTCGTGGACGGGACGCCCTGCGAGCCTGGCAAACGGGACGTGTGTGTGGAGGGCAGCTGCCGG GCCGTTGGCTGTGACCACAACCTAGACTCATCAAAGGAGGAGGACAAGTGTCTGCAGTGTGGGGGTGACGGCACCACCTGCTACCCCGTCACAGGCACCTTTGATGCCAATGACCTCAGCAGAG GCTACAACCAGATCCTCATAATTCCCTCGGGGGCTACCAGTATCCGGGTGGAGGAGGTGGCCGCCAGCAGGAACTTCCTGG CGGTGAAGAGCATCCGTGGCGAATACTACCTCAACGGGCACTGGACCATCGGGGGTGCCTGGGCCCTGCCTGTGGCCAGCACTGTCTTGTACTACGAGCGAGGGGCTGAGGGGGACCTGGCGCCTGAGCGGCTCCTGGCTCGCGGCCCCACCTCAGAGCCCCTAGTCATTGAG CTCCtcagccaggagcccaacccaggcGTGAGCTACGAGTACCACCTGCCCCTGGGCAGCCCCCGGCCCGGCTTCCACTGGAGCCACGGCTCGTGGAGTGACTGCAGCACGGAGTGCGGTGGAG GTCACCAGTCCCGCCCAGTGTTCTGCACCACTGACAACGAGGTCTACCCTGACCACATGTGCCAGCCCCAGCTGCGGCCGACTGACCACCGCCCCTGCAGCACTCACCCCTGTCCGCAGACCAAGCG GACCTCTTACCTGCACCAGCCCAGAGCGTGGCACCTTGCTGGGGCCCAGCGTGCCTGCAGGAACAG CTGGAAGACGGGGCCCTGGTCGCCCTGCTCAGCCTCCTGTGGCGGCGGCTCCCAGTCCCGCTCTGTCTACTGCGTTTTGTCCGATGGGGCTGGCGTCCAGGAGGCCACTGAGGAGGCCGAGTGTGCAGGCCTGCCCGGGAAGCCCCCCACCATGCGGCCTTGCAACCTGCAGCGCTGTGCATCCTGGAATGCGGAGCCCTGGGGAGAG TGTTCTGTCAGCTGTGGTGCCGGGATCCGGAAGCGGAGTGTCACTTGCCGGGGCGACGAGGGGTCTCTGCTCCAGGCGACAGCGTGCTCCTTGGAGGACCGCCCCCCCGTCTCTGAGCCCTGCGCGCATGAAGACTGTCCCCCCGTCAGCGACCAGGCCTGGCAT TGCTCCAAGAGCTGCAGCTCGGGCACTCGGCGTCGCCAGGTCGTCTGTGCCCTCGGGCCGCCCAGCCGCTGTGGGAGCCTGGCGCAGTCCAAGCCTGGGGAGGTGGAGCCCTGTAACACACAGCCCTGCCACCTTCCTCCAG GTGTCCCCAGCATGCAGGACATGCACAGCAGCCCCGGGGATCCTCGCATATCTCTGGGGCCTCAGGCGGCCCCCACCTCAG ATTCCAGAGGCCAGTGGTGGGCCCGTCAAGAGCAACCCTTGGCCCAAGGAAACCCCAcaggagcccagggcctccaCCTGCCCGCCCCAGCCCCCTCTTTTCAGCAATCCCCACACAGACGGTCTGGCTTGGCACCCCACGACTGCAGACTCAGCCCCTATGGGTGCTGTCCTGATGGCCACACTGTATCTCTTGGGCCACAGTGGCAGGGCTGTCCTGGGGCCTCATGTCAGCAGAGCAG GTACGGGTGCTGCCCTGATGGGGTGTCTGTGGCTGAGGGGCCCCATCAAGCTGGCTGTGCAGCATCTTACAGCAGTGATAAGACCGGGAGAAGGCCGGTGTCGAGAGCAGTGGCTTCCACA GCTCCCAAGGCCCACCAGCCCCAGGCTCAGCAGAAGGAGCCCAGTGAGTGCCAGGGCTCCCGGTTTGGCTGTTGCTATGATAATGTGGCCTCTGCTGCTGGTCCTCTTGGGGAAGGCTGTGTGGGCCAGCCCGGCTATG cCTACCCTGTGCGGTGCCTGCTGCCCAGTGCCCATGGCTCCTGCACGGACTGGGCCGCACGCTGGTACTTCGTCCCCTCCGTGGGCCAGTGTAACCGCTTCTGGTATGGCGGGTGCCATGGCAACGGCAATAACTTTGCCTCCGAAGAGGAGTGCGTGAGCAGCTGCCGGGGACGTCAACAGGAGCCCCCCAGACCTGAGCCTGGGGCCTCTGGCCAGAGCACCCATAGACACGGTGGTGGCAGCGGTCCTGGAGGCCAGCAAGAGGCCGGCGGGCACAGGACGGGGGCCACAGTCCAGACGAGGCCCTTGCCTTCTGGTGGCCTCCGGTGGCGAGACGGAGAGCCTGGGCCTGGAGAGGAGGGCCACGCCCAGGCCTTTGGAGAGAGGCCCCTGGGCGAGGAGCTTGGGCCCAGTGCCCCTGGACTGGGCGGAGATGCCGGGAGGCCAGCGGCGCCCTCCCACAGCTCTTCCTACAG GATCAGCTTGGCAGGCTCGGAGCCAGCCCTGGTGCAAGCGGCCCTGGGGCACTTAGTGCGCCTCTTCTGTCAAGACGACACCTCCCCGGAGCCCCATGCCAGGTGGCAGAAAGATGGGCGGCCCATCTCCTCTGACAG GCACAAGCTGCAGCCTGATGGCTCCCTGGTCATCAGTCCCCTGCGGGCAGAGGACACTGGCACCTACAGCTGTGGCAGCAGCAGGCCAGGCCGTGACTCTCAGAAGATCCAGCTTCGTGTCACAG GGGGTGACGTGGCCGTGCTGTCTGAGGCTGAGCCAAGGCACTTCCCTCAGACCAGGGACCCAGCCCAGGGCCACAGTCCTCGGGAGTCCAGCCTAGTGGGGAATGCGGGGGGCCTGGGGGCTCTCTCCTCCTTGCAGATTCGGCCCACGACCAG GCTGCTTCTGGACAGGAACCAGCCTAGGGTGGTGGACGCCCATCCAGGTCAGCAGATCCGGTTGACCTGTCGTGCTGAGGGCTTCCCACCCCCAGTCATTGAGTGGCAAAGAGATGGGCagcccctctcttcccccag ACACCAGCTGCAGCCCGATGGCTCTCTGGTCATCAGCCACGTGGCTCTGGAAGATGGCGGCTTCTATGCCTGTGTCGCTTTCAACGGGCAGGACCGAGACCAGAGATGGGTCCAGCTCAGAGTTCTGG GGGAGCTGGCCATCACAGAACTGCCCTCTACTATGCTGGTGCCAGAGGGTGACACGGCCAGGCTGCTATGCGTGGTGACAGGAGAAAGCGTAAACATCAGGTGGTCCAG GAATGGGCTGCCGGTGCGGGCCGACGGGCATCGAGTCTACCAGTCCCCAGATGGCACACTGCTGATCCACAACCTGCAGCCCAGAGACGAGGGCTCCTACACGTGCAGTGCCTACCGTGGAAGCCAGGCAGTCAGCCGCAGCACGGAGGTGAAGGTGGGCCCGCCGG CACTGGCAGCCCAGCCCAGGGACCTCAGCAGGGAGTGTATGGATCAGCCTGAGCTGGCCAACTGTGATTTGATCCTGCAGGCCCAGCTCTGTGGCAATGAGTATTACTCCAGCTTCTGCTGTGCCAGCTGTTCCCGCTTCCAGCCTCACGCTCGGCCTGTCTGGCAGCAGGGATGA
- the PAPLN gene encoding papilin isoform X2 has protein sequence MQAEIQMFLLVPLLLAPAPGSSAPKVRRQSDLWGPWGSWGPCSRTCGGGISFRERPCYSQRTDGGSSCVGPVRSHRSCHTESCPTGARDFRAEQCAQFDGQDFQGKRYKWLPYYGAPNKCELNCIPKGENFYYKHREAVVDGTPCEPGKRDVCVEGSCRAVGCDHNLDSSKEEDKCLQCGGDGTTCYPVTGTFDANDLSRGYNQILIIPSGATSIRVEEVAASRNFLAVKSIRGEYYLNGHWTIGGAWALPVASTVLYYERGAEGDLAPERLLARGPTSEPLVIELLSQEPNPGVSYEYHLPLGSPRPGFHWSHGSWSDCSTECGGGHQSRPVFCTTDNEVYPDHMCQPQLRPTDHRPCSTHPCPQTKRTSYLHQPRAWHLAGAQRACRNSWKTGPWSPCSASCGGGSQSRSVYCVLSDGAGVQEATEEAECAGLPGKPPTMRPCNLQRCASWNAEPWGECSVSCGAGIRKRSVTCRGDEGSLLQATACSLEDRPPVSEPCAHEDCPPVSDQAWHVGAWGLCSKSCSSGTRRRQVVCALGPPSRCGSLAQSKPGEVEPCNTQPCHLPPGVPSMQDMHSSPGDPRISLGPQAAPTSDSRGQWWARQEQPLAQGNPTGAQGLHLPAPAPSFQQSPHRRSGLAPHDCRLSPYGCCPDGHTVSLGPQWQGCPGASCQQSRYGCCPDGVSVAEGPHQAGCAASYSSDKTGRRPVSRAVASTAPKAHQPQAQQKEPSECQGSRFGCCYDNVASAAGPLGEGCVGQPGYAYPVRCLLPSAHGSCTDWAARWYFVPSVGQCNRFWYGGCHGNGNNFASEEECVSSCRGRQQEPPRPEPGASGQSTHRHGGGSGPGGQQEAGGHRTGATVQTRPLPSGGLRWRDGEPGPGEEGHAQAFGERPLGEELGPSAPGLGGDAGRPAAPSHSSSYRISLAGSEPALVQAALGHLVRLFCQDDTSPEPHARWQKDGRPISSDRHKLQPDGSLVISPLRAEDTGTYSCGSSRPGRDSQKIQLRVTGGDVAVLSEAEPRHFPQTRDPAQGHSPRESSLVGNAGGLGALSSLQIRPTTRLLLDRNQPRVVDAHPGQQIRLTCRAEGFPPPVIEWQRDGQPLSSPRHQLQPDGSLVISHVALEDGGFYACVAFNGQDRDQRWVQLRVLGELAITELPSTMLVPEGDTARLLCVVTGESVNIRWSRNGLPVRADGHRVYQSPDGTLLIHNLQPRDEGSYTCSAYRGSQAVSRSTEVKVGPPALAAQPRDLSRECMDQPELANCDLILQAQLCGNEYYSSFCCASCSRFQPHARPVWQQG, from the exons ATGCAGGCCGAGATCCAGATGTTCCTGCTCGTGCCCCTGCTGCTGGCCCCGGCCCCTGGGTCCTCG GCTCCCAAGGTGAGGCGGCAGAGTGacctctggggcccctggggcagctggggccCCTGCAGCCGGACCTGCGGAGGGGGCATCAGCTTCCGGGAGCGCCCCTGCTACTCCCAGAG GACAGACGGAGGCTCCAGCTGCGTGGGCCCTGTCCGGAGCCACCGTTCTTGCCACACTGAG AGCTGCCCCACCGGTGCCAGGGACTTCCGGGCTGAGCAGTGTGCCCAGTTCGACGGCCAGGACTTCCAGGGAAAGCGTTACAAATGGCTGCCCTACTACGGGG CCCCGAACAAGTGTGAACTGAACTGCATTCCCAAGGGGGAGAACTTCTACTACAAGCACAGGGAGGCTGTCGTGGACGGGACGCCCTGCGAGCCTGGCAAACGGGACGTGTGTGTGGAGGGCAGCTGCCGG GCCGTTGGCTGTGACCACAACCTAGACTCATCAAAGGAGGAGGACAAGTGTCTGCAGTGTGGGGGTGACGGCACCACCTGCTACCCCGTCACAGGCACCTTTGATGCCAATGACCTCAGCAGAG GCTACAACCAGATCCTCATAATTCCCTCGGGGGCTACCAGTATCCGGGTGGAGGAGGTGGCCGCCAGCAGGAACTTCCTGG CGGTGAAGAGCATCCGTGGCGAATACTACCTCAACGGGCACTGGACCATCGGGGGTGCCTGGGCCCTGCCTGTGGCCAGCACTGTCTTGTACTACGAGCGAGGGGCTGAGGGGGACCTGGCGCCTGAGCGGCTCCTGGCTCGCGGCCCCACCTCAGAGCCCCTAGTCATTGAG CTCCtcagccaggagcccaacccaggcGTGAGCTACGAGTACCACCTGCCCCTGGGCAGCCCCCGGCCCGGCTTCCACTGGAGCCACGGCTCGTGGAGTGACTGCAGCACGGAGTGCGGTGGAG GTCACCAGTCCCGCCCAGTGTTCTGCACCACTGACAACGAGGTCTACCCTGACCACATGTGCCAGCCCCAGCTGCGGCCGACTGACCACCGCCCCTGCAGCACTCACCCCTGTCCGCAGACCAAGCG GACCTCTTACCTGCACCAGCCCAGAGCGTGGCACCTTGCTGGGGCCCAGCGTGCCTGCAGGAACAG CTGGAAGACGGGGCCCTGGTCGCCCTGCTCAGCCTCCTGTGGCGGCGGCTCCCAGTCCCGCTCTGTCTACTGCGTTTTGTCCGATGGGGCTGGCGTCCAGGAGGCCACTGAGGAGGCCGAGTGTGCAGGCCTGCCCGGGAAGCCCCCCACCATGCGGCCTTGCAACCTGCAGCGCTGTGCATCCTGGAATGCGGAGCCCTGGGGAGAG TGTTCTGTCAGCTGTGGTGCCGGGATCCGGAAGCGGAGTGTCACTTGCCGGGGCGACGAGGGGTCTCTGCTCCAGGCGACAGCGTGCTCCTTGGAGGACCGCCCCCCCGTCTCTGAGCCCTGCGCGCATGAAGACTGTCCCCCCGTCAGCGACCAGGCCTGGCATGTGGGCGCCTGGGGTCTA TGCTCCAAGAGCTGCAGCTCGGGCACTCGGCGTCGCCAGGTCGTCTGTGCCCTCGGGCCGCCCAGCCGCTGTGGGAGCCTGGCGCAGTCCAAGCCTGGGGAGGTGGAGCCCTGTAACACACAGCCCTGCCACCTTCCTCCAG GTGTCCCCAGCATGCAGGACATGCACAGCAGCCCCGGGGATCCTCGCATATCTCTGGGGCCTCAGGCGGCCCCCACCTCAG ATTCCAGAGGCCAGTGGTGGGCCCGTCAAGAGCAACCCTTGGCCCAAGGAAACCCCAcaggagcccagggcctccaCCTGCCCGCCCCAGCCCCCTCTTTTCAGCAATCCCCACACAGACGGTCTGGCTTGGCACCCCACGACTGCAGACTCAGCCCCTATGGGTGCTGTCCTGATGGCCACACTGTATCTCTTGGGCCACAGTGGCAGGGCTGTCCTGGGGCCTCATGTCAGCAGAGCAG GTACGGGTGCTGCCCTGATGGGGTGTCTGTGGCTGAGGGGCCCCATCAAGCTGGCTGTGCAGCATCTTACAGCAGTGATAAGACCGGGAGAAGGCCGGTGTCGAGAGCAGTGGCTTCCACA GCTCCCAAGGCCCACCAGCCCCAGGCTCAGCAGAAGGAGCCCAGTGAGTGCCAGGGCTCCCGGTTTGGCTGTTGCTATGATAATGTGGCCTCTGCTGCTGGTCCTCTTGGGGAAGGCTGTGTGGGCCAGCCCGGCTATG cCTACCCTGTGCGGTGCCTGCTGCCCAGTGCCCATGGCTCCTGCACGGACTGGGCCGCACGCTGGTACTTCGTCCCCTCCGTGGGCCAGTGTAACCGCTTCTGGTATGGCGGGTGCCATGGCAACGGCAATAACTTTGCCTCCGAAGAGGAGTGCGTGAGCAGCTGCCGGGGACGTCAACAGGAGCCCCCCAGACCTGAGCCTGGGGCCTCTGGCCAGAGCACCCATAGACACGGTGGTGGCAGCGGTCCTGGAGGCCAGCAAGAGGCCGGCGGGCACAGGACGGGGGCCACAGTCCAGACGAGGCCCTTGCCTTCTGGTGGCCTCCGGTGGCGAGACGGAGAGCCTGGGCCTGGAGAGGAGGGCCACGCCCAGGCCTTTGGAGAGAGGCCCCTGGGCGAGGAGCTTGGGCCCAGTGCCCCTGGACTGGGCGGAGATGCCGGGAGGCCAGCGGCGCCCTCCCACAGCTCTTCCTACAG GATCAGCTTGGCAGGCTCGGAGCCAGCCCTGGTGCAAGCGGCCCTGGGGCACTTAGTGCGCCTCTTCTGTCAAGACGACACCTCCCCGGAGCCCCATGCCAGGTGGCAGAAAGATGGGCGGCCCATCTCCTCTGACAG GCACAAGCTGCAGCCTGATGGCTCCCTGGTCATCAGTCCCCTGCGGGCAGAGGACACTGGCACCTACAGCTGTGGCAGCAGCAGGCCAGGCCGTGACTCTCAGAAGATCCAGCTTCGTGTCACAG GGGGTGACGTGGCCGTGCTGTCTGAGGCTGAGCCAAGGCACTTCCCTCAGACCAGGGACCCAGCCCAGGGCCACAGTCCTCGGGAGTCCAGCCTAGTGGGGAATGCGGGGGGCCTGGGGGCTCTCTCCTCCTTGCAGATTCGGCCCACGACCAG GCTGCTTCTGGACAGGAACCAGCCTAGGGTGGTGGACGCCCATCCAGGTCAGCAGATCCGGTTGACCTGTCGTGCTGAGGGCTTCCCACCCCCAGTCATTGAGTGGCAAAGAGATGGGCagcccctctcttcccccag ACACCAGCTGCAGCCCGATGGCTCTCTGGTCATCAGCCACGTGGCTCTGGAAGATGGCGGCTTCTATGCCTGTGTCGCTTTCAACGGGCAGGACCGAGACCAGAGATGGGTCCAGCTCAGAGTTCTGG GGGAGCTGGCCATCACAGAACTGCCCTCTACTATGCTGGTGCCAGAGGGTGACACGGCCAGGCTGCTATGCGTGGTGACAGGAGAAAGCGTAAACATCAGGTGGTCCAG GAATGGGCTGCCGGTGCGGGCCGACGGGCATCGAGTCTACCAGTCCCCAGATGGCACACTGCTGATCCACAACCTGCAGCCCAGAGACGAGGGCTCCTACACGTGCAGTGCCTACCGTGGAAGCCAGGCAGTCAGCCGCAGCACGGAGGTGAAGGTGGGCCCGCCGG CACTGGCAGCCCAGCCCAGGGACCTCAGCAGGGAGTGTATGGATCAGCCTGAGCTGGCCAACTGTGATTTGATCCTGCAGGCCCAGCTCTGTGGCAATGAGTATTACTCCAGCTTCTGCTGTGCCAGCTGTTCCCGCTTCCAGCCTCACGCTCGGCCTGTCTGGCAGCAGGGATGA